GGCCTCGTGGCGTGATCCGTACGTGCGTGCCTCCGTTTCTTGTTTTGGATCTCTCAGGACAAGGCCGCCCGAGGAAATCGGCCAGGCGGGCAGGCACTCGGGCGCCAGGCGCGAGGCGAGGGCCGAGCTTGATGCTCCCAGCTTGCTGAGGATCAATGCTATCCAAGCCACCCTCTGATCCGGCCGGCAAGCTCTCGATCGAAATGGTGAGGATCCACGACCCCCATTTCTTCAGATTCAGCCCGTGTCGGTGGCGAGTTGACCGTTTGCTTCAGGAACGCGCAAAGCACGTAAACAGATTGTGACAATGCGATGCGCCGAATGCTTCTCATCGCTATTACCATTGATGCTCTCTGGACTTTGCTTTGGTTCTTGTTAGGTGCTTGTTCTGAATTATCATGTGCTTGTTTGGTCACAGTTGGTGGATTGGTTGGTGGGTCTGTTCTTGTGTGTATTCATGCTTAAGTTGCTTGGACAGTAGAAAGTGCGCTTGCAATGTTTTTGGATCTATGATCTATCTAATGTCCGACACATCGATGCCTAACACTCCTGATACATGCAGTCAtcctgtttgtgtgtgtgtgtattaacGCTTAAGTTGCTTGGACATTAGTAGAAAGCGTGCCTGCACTGCTTTTGGATCTAGtatgatctactccctccgttccaaaatatagcgcgcccacgcttttcgaggttcaactttgaccataaatttaacccacgagaccgactgcggcgggatcaaaaattatataattaaaaactttttttgaatacgaattcattggtataatttTTTCGCCCGCTGCAGTCGGTCTTGTTGATTAAAttaatggtcaaagttgaagcacggaaaccgaggacgcgctatattttggaacggagggagtatctgataTCCAACGCATTGATGCCTAACACATGATGCATCATGCATCAGTTCATCAGTTAATGGAGCGGGGCAAGAAAAGTGTGGCTGTCCTTTTTTGTACTGCCTGTCCTTTTCTTACAATTTTTCAGACATGTCTTTTTTTCTCGTCTCATGCTAGATTTTGCATATAAATTGAGGGAATGGAAAATACAAATGTTTATTAAACCCGCGTAATAAAGCCCCTAAAATAAGTGCACCAATTTTTATTTTCAGCCTTGGACTTAGATATAAGATGTGTAGATTTACTCTGCTGACCGATGCTATATGAATAACAAGTATGATATCTATTTTCCAGATGGAGGACGAACAATCAGCCACATATACTGTGGATGACGCCCTTATATCTTCAGGTTTTGGGAAGTACCAAATATTGATTCTCTCCTATGCTGGGATAGGCTTAATCGCAGAAGCAATGGAGATGATGCTGCTATCATTTGTTGGTCCATCCGTTCAGTTAGAATGGAATCTTACTGCTCACCAGGAAAGCATGATTACAAGTGTTGTTTTTGTTGGAATGCTAATAGGAGCTTACTCTTGGGGTGTGGTCTCAGATAACTATGGAAGGAGGCAGGTCTATTCATTACTTCTTTCATGCAACTTTGTCGCACAAATTACACATGACCATTTCCCTCTTGGTGATATCTAACATAATGTTGCAATCCATCCTGGTTTCCACTCACAGATTCTGCTTATGGTTACCAACAGTAACTGCTTCGGAAATGGCAAAGCACTGATGTTAATACCCAACTTTTGTAATTTTTATGCCAATTTGAAAATTAATCTCCAAACTGTTTTCATCATAGATCCTTGAATAGTTACAGATGTGAAAAGTAGGGAATGCCTATTTAAATTTAATGCATAAACCTTTCCTGATTCTTTTTACTCTTCTTGTTTAGCTCATACAAGCTCTTATATTCTGTTGTGTTTGGATTTTACAGGAAAGGGTTTCTCTTTACTGCCATTATGACGAGTGGAGCTGGATTCCTGAGTGCCTTTTCTCCAAACTATGTAGCTTTAATGGCTCTACGGTTTTTAGTTGGTATTGGCTTGGGAGGAGGACCTGTTCTTGGATCTTGGTTCTTGGAATTTGTTCCTGCTCCAAGTAGAGGAACTTGGATGGTGGTACTCTCAGCATTTTGGACTGTCGGTACCATCTTCGAGGCTTCGCTTGCATGGGTATAATTTTTCTCCTTCCATGTTCAGAAACTGGCGTTATGAATAGTGCTAATGTATACCAGCAGTAAACAACATACATGATAAACGTCACTTTGGAAAGTAACTTCTATCAAAAGGGCATAAAAGGTCAGAAAATGCAGATTGTCGACAGTCTTTGACACTTGGTTATGCTTATCAATCCCTTGAAACATTTCTGAAACAATACTGACAAGTACCTGTCTGGTCCCTCTGTATCTGCACATGGATACGTGGATTAGAACATCTACTAAAATTTGACAATGTATCCTGTTCTGCGTAGGCAGTTTTTAGTTCAGAGAGGCATATATTCTCGTGGTGAAATCGGACATGTTTGACTTGGATTACTTCACCATGTTGTTCTTGTGTCTAATTTTGGTCATGGTAATGGCAGGTAGTTATGCCCAAGTATGGCTGGAGGTGGTTGCTAGCATTATCATCTGTGCCGTCTCTCCTCCTGCTTTTGTTTTATGCTATCACACCCGAGTCGCCAAGGTTCCTCTGCATGAAAGGCAGAACAATGGAGGCTGTGGATGTACTGGAGAAAATGGCAAGGTTAAACAGTGCACAACTCCCTTCGGGTAAGCTTGTTTCTGACAAGAACATTGAGCTAGATGAAGTTTCCGAGTCTGCAACGCTTCTGTCTGCTACTGCTAAAGCTGCTAAAGAAGAAGAAAACGACAACATCAAGGAAGACGAAGGTTCCGATTTTGGAGGTTTCAAGTCTGTTTCTAAGCTGTTGTCACCAAAATTGCTCAGAGCAACTCTGCTTCTGTGGATGGCTTTCTTTGGGAATGCATTTTCGTATTATGGTATTGTTCTGTTGACATCGGAGTTAAGTAACGGAAATAGGATATGTGCAAAACAGGAGGTTGAATCTGTACACTCGAACAACTCAAGCCTGTACAAAAACGTGTTTATTTCTAGCTTTGCAGGTCTGTTCTCACTCTTACACAATTTCTGTATGCTAATCACTTTCCAGTGCATACAATCTTACTTTGGTGACCGGTTCTTCCATGTTTTCTTGAAACAGAGATTCCAGGGTCATTCGTGTCGATCATGATCGTGGATAGAATTGGGCGAAGGCTTTCAATGGCTTCGATGCTCTTCACTAGCTGTGTCTTTTTATTCCCACTAGTGTTTTCCCGCACAGAAATACTGACAAGAATCTCATTATTCGGTGCCCGGCTCTGCATTTCTGCGAGCTTCACAATCGTATACATATACGCTCCCGAGGTTAGTTCTGTTCTACTCCTCTTTTCGACAGCCAGTCTTGAAACCAAGGCTGAACCCTCTTCTCAGGTGTTAAAATTGAACAGTAGAGTATTCACATCTTCGCTTCATCATTTCCAGATCTACCCAACCTCGGTGAGGACGACAGGCATCGGAGTCGCCAGCTCGGTCGGCAGGATCGGCGGCATTCTGTGCCCCCTCGTCGCCGTTGCTCTGGTGCACAACTGCCATCAGACGACTGCGATCCTCCTCTTCGAGCTCGTGGTTTTCCTCTCGGGGGTGGCTGTCATGTTCTTCCCTTTCGAGACAAAAGGCTGCAGGCTCAACGACACCGAGGCCGATATGCATTGATGCGGCGGGTTATATCATAGCACCATTTTTTTGTGTCCTGAGAGCAGTGGCGGCATATTATCGAACTTTTTTTTCCAACATGATACCGATATTGATTATAGTGATCTTAGATACCGGGGAATCCTTTCCCCTAGGAATGATCCCCCATCCACTTGGCGGCAGCGGTGCAAGGGGATTGCAGAGTATAAGAATAGTTGGGTCAGACTGTGCTCGGTTCTGTTTTGTAACCTATACTTTGGACTTTGGAATGATAGTCGTTGGAATAAGGAGATACACCAGTTGGGCAGAAACTAGCTTTTAACCAGCTTGATGGTAAGAAATCCTGGGACCTGGAAATTCATATCATTTCGTACAACTGAACCTTTTCAAACTGCTTCTTtccgagacccccccccccccccccccccccaaaaaaaaacgtGTGCCAAAATCACAAACAGAATTGTGGCAATCAATCAACGCTGACACTGACTGATCACTGATGTGTCGTCCTATTGACAGTTACTTAATGTACAGTTCTGCACTGTTGCTCTGCTTACGCTAATCAATCGACGCTGCAAGTCGAATGTTTCAGATCCAGCATTCTCCCAGCGCTATAGCACAAAGCACAGTATTGTGAAACCAAGAAATGAAATAAAAATGACAGGGCACATCAGTGGGCAACAC
The window above is part of the Triticum aestivum cultivar Chinese Spring chromosome 2A, IWGSC CS RefSeq v2.1, whole genome shotgun sequence genome. Proteins encoded here:
- the LOC123190234 gene encoding organic cation/carnitine transporter 7 isoform X1 → MLSKPPSDPAGKLSIEMMEDEQSATYTVDDALISSGFGKYQILILSYAGIGLIAEAMEMMLLSFVGPSVQLEWNLTAHQESMITSVVFVGMLIGAYSWGVVSDNYGRRKGFLFTAIMTSGAGFLSAFSPNYVALMALRFLVGIGLGGGPVLGSWFLEFVPAPSRGTWMVVLSAFWTVGTIFEASLAWVVMPKYGWRWLLALSSVPSLLLLLFYAITPESPRFLCMKGRTMEAVDVLEKMARLNSAQLPSGKLVSDKNIELDEVSESATLLSATAKAAKEEENDNIKEDEGSDFGGFKSVSKLLSPKLLRATLLLWMAFFGNAFSYYGIVLLTSELSNGNRICAKQEVESVHSNNSSLYKNVFISSFAEIPGSFVSIMIVDRIGRRLSMASMLFTSCVFLFPLVFSRTEILTRISLFGARLCISASFTIVYIYAPEIYPTSVRTTGIGVASSVGRIGGILCPLVAVALVHNCHQTTAILLFELVVFLSGVAVMFFPFETKGCRLNDTEADMH
- the LOC123190234 gene encoding organic cation/carnitine transporter 7 isoform X2; the protein is MEGGRKGFLFTAIMTSGAGFLSAFSPNYVALMALRFLVGIGLGGGPVLGSWFLEFVPAPSRGTWMVVLSAFWTVGTIFEASLAWVVMPKYGWRWLLALSSVPSLLLLLFYAITPESPRFLCMKGRTMEAVDVLEKMARLNSAQLPSGKLVSDKNIELDEVSESATLLSATAKAAKEEENDNIKEDEGSDFGGFKSVSKLLSPKLLRATLLLWMAFFGNAFSYYGIVLLTSELSNGNRICAKQEVESVHSNNSSLYKNVFISSFAEIPGSFVSIMIVDRIGRRLSMASMLFTSCVFLFPLVFSRTEILTRISLFGARLCISASFTIVYIYAPEIYPTSVRTTGIGVASSVGRIGGILCPLVAVALVHNCHQTTAILLFELVVFLSGVAVMFFPFETKGCRLNDTEADMH